A region of Deltaproteobacteria bacterium DNA encodes the following proteins:
- a CDS encoding 1-acyl-sn-glycerol-3-phosphate acyltransferase, with amino-acid sequence MMSAAKIPAQSLAFLRGRLEVLARIPDLAIREAAMTHFMDMVHRIEQQGKSEKLNAVLTQMPAVDYALLNGKAQRLNNLLDTSSNELGRDFSEWAVASPVLRGLKALGDGAAIDEALRRLDFFPEEQRQAMAENPHDLSEQDYLLLLSEPGLRDEPATQQLRAAVEHFYTQLEALKNQAPKAKDKEKSAKENPLDAFERCLVKLESPNGSTPPNGVDYKAELALFQKAMKNFLENPLLARRLQIAKIELNLLRRALLGMPAKQVAERLNSLKENTDSFAVRSQRGKNENEVRTELHRNILALEVYAKEIEKARRKNQTNIAAQGEYEKRLESIIASLGFDFWDSFSGLADTAQLPEAAAALADYAADKRGLLEKTKAAFAAAQEANDAFHADHDAFKQQSFADDFQLQLLQIEGYVGLIPEAEQKIIEAKIARYEALLVRFRGVAYGQGKADGVHYNRLLEASLKALEEIRRDLKRSLPKGTPLGAVSLLSAPYVDKLSKLQGMRKSPAERGKAYWETARALGPLLRVFLPLIPRMSNAEANAANHRTFYRLAQAKLPRIFEATGVSYRGPCEVEHILSREGSIHVMKHSSWWDFLSLAIYIVHMMRGKVGSILGKDGLMNLLPKPIARVLEPYMVPVGSRPHEYDGAVTQVVQMAAEGYPANVFDELTMSVDAEPLGFLGLLPYPPHSSVISLPLGGRSFIIARRQMARTGRMPLHEVSIPLGAWSRMPKPDDFGLHHPAQVITESTVFPSLALSSTGGHSAANWVRTLWLRMGLNPQGWPSLERTSHQRHIVNHRAPSSNDAVEVHLRTLACYPTETRVAAERANLEALRADHAAGRVTAEELALAEQAFAATLELQQQLQPKGIVPRDPPAAGRGRGIAGILSSFGLGAVLMLQGCNLEVPLALGAAALVGGLLALIRGNSSSKTEGTKAVTPSHPIGRTLSAEELPESLQSWAGVRGSGFVSHEPVADSRGLAQAIVQNLRNTLGENATQITGYGSFPLFSKGKNEAIHLRDADKKPDYILVVRDTNEAIASLGRQWNWSPEKIAEMQEHARFSPEGEHQGFTFFNSDILVPGLGPVAFKFSLVSEAAFYHCNEKGRPNLEYAQIRLKDHNPDFALLHSSDRERFLTHLQRVRVAMCEDALISLGNRQSFTGRELGVEFFNASYRREGYRFWEWTKGRELFESRHKLTAALLVEAYRSIAERYSLRILTRTVDGSRYELVSPTQISASNIYDIKFIRTRDLELPRLSKMEFLRFLSRGFWSYIKHGLPGNRVGGAYYVQPNDQYAGRKYRGKLKDRATGQYRTNIGLRDFKVLIQGWLLSHPLMRQIPGLGPILKLIGMDTWRVPVYYPDMKVFINELHANTSSPLHLDSAEHAYLSRFFASDPKLLHRQNAALLMPLVQMISEEEGVARSAAIKLLAHIGRVLPLQEASIRSLMELVNPRDLSETLLSSAAAAAERLAEQALNVFPSIEKIQDFERRTLEATDLRQRDQWQKNLDLCTSQRLSLRLLELDSRLKQELGQNTALRPEVRKSLRRFQRIIQSNQRLLTSVREKLARNEALNLAEQSFLRKAGAVLAGRQNIEGRDHILEQLDWYFRTQDEGSDFNRGLVEKQDAYYALIEGWNERRKNPANPEARQLHPSEDPRFEQCYNDYRIAVETLLNLNGILPESFEGDLFRDIVFRREGDTTIIEPRGWKPSNEFSVRRLARFFWTDTFRGSAGAAYRTIGLVAPEHHQRLYNMVHTTWMYRGLARINTRVVLHGTEKLVEATRPAVILPTHDSGLEFSAVLGILHDYNFFAYYLADEKFLRPPLSWLLRGMREMGHFFVNRKNRAEALKSMVAAGHEIGSSNKSLIAFPGATRNPIRYNEKSEREEGPIYGAKSGALATLDAANEHRPTVGIPMGSIGGGIIYSKETFKSLAKGAAVGREYHVHFGDPIQPEDLQGPNGETTDEARRHAFTAEIDRQFHDLTGRPIAAPAASKDKKASKKGNGGGGMPPSAGISGLSVLALGAMGSILTSFTNTESLGLKALGLGIFVSVAGKEVCDHSFWPKLRQSFVNNARARGVDVSKVDVSGQALAPLVDILRQGGVDFRKNRKILIPNALTASAIVSALGACAASIAHSPLLTSLGLGLAPLLDGIDGTVARKIGASSRTGEWADDFADNVVNGAIVGTLAAAHLANLGYPILGVMVAGAFTLGIRLRLSVFRLISDNPSLKPKEDALGNPHYPPTYSAEGKEISRGFLGVASPVAAMSVLGLYNSVQNSPYLFFGGCMLTAFSLDDWMARGKLGKALSFRRAAAYALPGGALSVYHLLTDTPLDTLHAVVDMGSSAVASFTTAYIAEPYAKAAWRGLRKLISKRLPSPMNGFGE; translated from the coding sequence ATGATGAGTGCTGCAAAAATTCCTGCTCAAAGTCTGGCCTTTTTGAGGGGGCGTTTAGAGGTCCTGGCAAGAATCCCAGATCTAGCGATACGCGAAGCCGCCATGACCCATTTTATGGACATGGTTCATCGCATAGAACAACAAGGGAAAAGCGAAAAACTGAATGCCGTGCTTACCCAGATGCCTGCAGTAGATTATGCGCTGCTGAACGGCAAGGCGCAGAGGTTAAATAATCTTTTGGACACAAGTTCTAATGAACTGGGAAGAGATTTTAGTGAGTGGGCGGTGGCCTCCCCTGTTTTAAGAGGATTGAAGGCTTTAGGGGATGGCGCAGCCATTGACGAAGCTTTGCGACGACTGGATTTCTTTCCTGAAGAACAACGCCAGGCGATGGCTGAAAATCCACACGATTTAAGTGAGCAGGATTATCTTCTGCTTTTATCGGAACCCGGTTTGAGGGATGAGCCCGCCACCCAGCAGCTCAGGGCTGCGGTGGAACATTTTTATACCCAGTTAGAGGCTCTAAAAAATCAAGCCCCCAAGGCGAAAGATAAGGAAAAATCGGCAAAAGAAAACCCCTTGGATGCCTTTGAAAGATGTCTTGTTAAGCTTGAATCTCCCAATGGTTCGACCCCTCCTAATGGAGTAGATTATAAAGCGGAGTTGGCTCTTTTTCAAAAGGCCATGAAGAACTTCTTGGAAAATCCCCTTTTAGCCCGACGTTTGCAAATTGCGAAAATTGAGTTGAATCTTTTGCGCAGGGCCTTGCTGGGCATGCCCGCAAAGCAGGTGGCGGAGCGTCTAAATTCTTTAAAAGAGAATACCGATTCTTTTGCCGTGAGAAGTCAAAGAGGAAAAAACGAAAACGAGGTTCGTACTGAACTTCATCGAAACATCCTTGCCTTGGAAGTTTATGCCAAAGAGATAGAGAAGGCCCGCCGAAAAAATCAAACGAATATTGCGGCCCAGGGTGAGTATGAAAAACGTTTGGAGAGTATTATTGCAAGCCTTGGTTTTGATTTTTGGGATTCTTTTTCTGGGCTCGCAGACACCGCTCAGTTGCCGGAGGCAGCAGCTGCCCTGGCGGATTATGCCGCTGATAAAAGAGGCTTGTTGGAAAAAACCAAGGCAGCTTTTGCTGCGGCACAGGAGGCGAATGATGCCTTTCATGCAGATCACGATGCCTTCAAACAACAAAGTTTTGCAGACGATTTTCAACTGCAACTTTTGCAAATTGAGGGTTATGTCGGTTTAATTCCTGAAGCAGAACAAAAAATAATAGAGGCAAAGATTGCGCGTTATGAGGCGCTTTTGGTTCGTTTCAGGGGAGTTGCTTATGGCCAAGGCAAGGCCGATGGTGTCCATTATAATCGTCTGTTGGAGGCCTCTCTCAAGGCCTTAGAAGAGATTCGTCGGGATCTGAAGAGATCTTTACCCAAGGGGACGCCTCTGGGTGCGGTCAGCCTTCTCTCTGCTCCTTATGTAGATAAGTTAAGCAAGCTACAAGGCATGCGCAAAAGTCCTGCAGAGAGGGGAAAAGCTTATTGGGAAACCGCAAGGGCTTTAGGGCCTTTGTTAAGGGTCTTTCTTCCTCTTATTCCACGCATGAGTAACGCAGAGGCCAATGCGGCCAACCATCGAACTTTTTACAGACTGGCTCAGGCAAAATTACCCAGGATCTTTGAGGCGACGGGAGTGAGTTACCGGGGGCCTTGTGAAGTGGAGCATATTTTATCTCGTGAAGGAAGCATCCATGTCATGAAGCACAGCAGCTGGTGGGATTTTCTTTCTCTCGCGATTTACATCGTTCACATGATGCGTGGGAAGGTGGGTTCCATTTTGGGCAAAGACGGACTCATGAATCTTCTGCCAAAGCCTATTGCGCGAGTCTTAGAGCCCTACATGGTGCCGGTAGGAAGCAGACCCCATGAGTACGATGGCGCGGTGACGCAAGTGGTGCAGATGGCAGCAGAAGGTTATCCTGCAAATGTTTTTGATGAATTGACCATGTCGGTTGATGCAGAACCTCTGGGCTTTTTGGGATTGCTCCCTTATCCTCCCCACTCTTCTGTAATCAGTTTACCGCTGGGGGGAAGGTCTTTTATTATTGCCAGAAGACAAATGGCCCGTACGGGTCGCATGCCTTTGCATGAAGTCTCAATCCCTCTGGGTGCCTGGTCGCGTATGCCAAAGCCGGATGATTTCGGTCTTCACCATCCCGCTCAAGTGATTACGGAAAGCACTGTATTCCCTTCTTTGGCCTTAAGCAGCACAGGCGGGCATTCTGCCGCCAATTGGGTACGAACCCTCTGGCTTCGAATGGGCCTGAATCCTCAAGGCTGGCCTTCCCTGGAGAGGACCTCACACCAAAGGCACATTGTAAATCATAGGGCCCCTTCCAGCAATGACGCTGTGGAAGTGCATTTGAGAACCTTGGCTTGTTATCCCACTGAAACACGAGTTGCAGCGGAGCGTGCGAACCTGGAGGCCCTGCGCGCGGATCATGCTGCAGGTCGTGTGACTGCGGAAGAACTGGCCTTGGCCGAACAAGCCTTTGCAGCCACGCTAGAGTTGCAGCAGCAATTGCAGCCGAAAGGAATAGTTCCGAGAGATCCCCCTGCTGCAGGCAGGGGAAGGGGAATCGCAGGGATTCTTTCGAGTTTCGGTTTGGGGGCGGTGCTGATGTTGCAGGGATGCAATCTGGAAGTCCCCTTGGCTTTGGGAGCGGCTGCCCTTGTGGGGGGTCTATTGGCGCTCATCAGGGGGAACTCTTCTTCGAAGACAGAAGGTACAAAAGCTGTAACCCCATCTCATCCTATCGGTCGTACTCTCAGCGCGGAAGAACTTCCCGAATCGCTTCAAAGCTGGGCAGGCGTTCGGGGTTCAGGATTTGTCTCTCATGAACCCGTGGCGGATTCTCGAGGGCTTGCTCAGGCCATCGTTCAGAATTTGCGAAATACCTTGGGAGAGAACGCCACTCAAATTACGGGCTACGGGTCTTTCCCCTTATTCAGCAAAGGGAAAAACGAGGCGATTCATTTGCGGGATGCCGACAAAAAACCGGATTATATTCTGGTGGTTCGAGATACCAATGAGGCCATTGCCAGCCTGGGAAGGCAGTGGAACTGGAGCCCAGAGAAAATCGCCGAGATGCAGGAGCACGCGCGTTTCAGCCCTGAAGGGGAACATCAGGGTTTTACCTTCTTTAACAGTGATATTCTGGTTCCAGGATTGGGACCTGTGGCCTTCAAATTTTCTTTAGTCAGTGAAGCGGCTTTTTATCATTGCAATGAAAAGGGCAGACCCAATCTGGAATACGCTCAAATTCGTCTCAAAGATCATAACCCCGATTTTGCCCTGCTGCATTCATCCGATCGCGAGCGTTTCCTCACTCACTTGCAGAGAGTTCGTGTGGCGATGTGTGAAGATGCACTCATTTCTTTGGGCAATCGGCAAAGCTTTACGGGGAGAGAATTGGGCGTCGAATTTTTCAACGCCTCTTACCGTCGTGAGGGCTACCGTTTTTGGGAGTGGACTAAAGGCCGAGAATTATTTGAATCGCGTCACAAACTTACGGCCGCATTATTGGTGGAAGCCTATCGCAGCATTGCAGAACGATATTCCTTAAGAATCTTGACTCGTACTGTGGATGGCTCCAGGTATGAACTCGTTTCTCCTACTCAAATTTCTGCCTCAAATATTTATGATATAAAATTTATTAGAACCCGAGATCTTGAGTTGCCTCGCTTATCTAAGATGGAATTTCTGCGATTTCTTTCTCGAGGCTTCTGGTCTTACATCAAACATGGTCTGCCAGGGAATCGCGTAGGGGGCGCGTATTATGTTCAACCGAACGATCAATACGCGGGTAGAAAATACCGTGGTAAACTGAAAGACAGGGCTACAGGTCAATATCGCACGAATATTGGATTGAGAGATTTCAAGGTTTTGATTCAAGGCTGGTTGCTTTCTCATCCCCTTATGAGGCAGATTCCCGGGCTGGGGCCCATCCTGAAATTGATTGGCATGGATACCTGGCGCGTGCCGGTTTATTATCCGGACATGAAGGTGTTTATCAATGAGCTGCATGCGAATACCAGCAGCCCCTTGCACCTGGATAGCGCTGAACACGCTTACCTCAGCCGCTTTTTTGCTTCCGATCCCAAATTATTACACCGACAAAATGCCGCCTTGCTGATGCCCCTGGTGCAAATGATTTCAGAAGAAGAGGGCGTTGCTCGCAGTGCGGCAATTAAACTGCTGGCCCACATCGGGCGGGTGTTACCGCTGCAAGAGGCCTCTATTCGTTCTTTGATGGAGCTGGTCAATCCGCGTGATTTATCTGAGACCTTGTTATCCTCTGCAGCAGCTGCAGCAGAAAGACTTGCGGAGCAGGCTTTGAATGTTTTTCCGTCCATTGAAAAGATTCAAGATTTTGAGAGAAGAACTTTGGAGGCAACAGATCTTAGGCAAAGAGACCAATGGCAGAAAAATCTCGATTTATGCACTTCTCAACGCCTGAGTTTGCGGCTGCTCGAATTGGATTCCCGCCTGAAACAGGAGCTGGGGCAGAACACGGCCTTAAGGCCCGAAGTTCGAAAAAGTCTGAGACGCTTCCAGCGCATTATTCAATCCAATCAAAGATTGCTCACGAGTGTACGAGAAAAATTGGCTCGCAATGAGGCACTCAATTTGGCCGAGCAAAGTTTTCTGCGAAAGGCCGGTGCTGTTTTGGCAGGTCGTCAAAACATCGAAGGCCGCGATCACATCCTCGAACAACTCGATTGGTATTTCAGAACACAGGATGAAGGTTCCGATTTCAACCGAGGTCTAGTGGAAAAACAGGATGCCTACTACGCATTGATTGAAGGCTGGAACGAGAGAAGAAAAAATCCTGCCAATCCTGAAGCCAGACAACTTCATCCCAGTGAAGACCCTCGCTTTGAGCAGTGTTACAACGACTATCGCATTGCCGTGGAAACCTTGCTCAACCTGAATGGAATCTTGCCTGAGAGTTTTGAGGGGGATTTGTTTAGAGACATCGTGTTTAGGCGAGAAGGGGATACGACGATCATCGAACCTCGCGGATGGAAGCCCAGCAATGAGTTCAGCGTGAGACGCCTGGCGCGTTTTTTCTGGACGGACACCTTTAGGGGTTCAGCGGGTGCGGCTTATAGAACGATTGGTTTGGTGGCTCCAGAGCACCATCAACGGCTTTACAATATGGTGCATACCACCTGGATGTATAGAGGTCTTGCTAGAATCAATACCAGGGTAGTGCTTCATGGCACAGAAAAATTGGTGGAGGCAACACGCCCTGCGGTCATACTTCCCACCCATGACTCTGGTCTGGAATTTTCTGCGGTTTTAGGCATACTCCACGACTACAACTTTTTTGCCTATTATCTGGCCGATGAAAAGTTCTTACGTCCCCCCCTTAGTTGGTTACTGAGGGGGATGAGAGAGATGGGGCATTTTTTCGTGAATCGAAAGAATCGTGCCGAGGCTTTAAAATCAATGGTTGCAGCGGGGCACGAAATAGGCAGTAGCAATAAGTCTCTGATCGCTTTTCCAGGCGCGACGCGAAATCCCATTCGTTACAATGAGAAGAGTGAGCGGGAGGAAGGTCCTATTTACGGGGCTAAGTCCGGAGCTCTGGCAACATTGGATGCAGCCAATGAACATCGTCCTACTGTAGGCATTCCGATGGGATCAATTGGAGGGGGAATTATTTATTCCAAAGAAACCTTCAAGTCTTTAGCGAAAGGCGCAGCGGTTGGCCGAGAATATCATGTCCATTTTGGTGACCCTATTCAACCCGAAGACTTACAAGGTCCAAACGGTGAAACGACGGATGAAGCCCGTCGCCATGCCTTTACAGCGGAGATTGATCGCCAGTTCCATGACCTGACAGGCCGGCCCATCGCGGCTCCGGCGGCGAGTAAAGATAAAAAGGCGAGTAAGAAAGGTAATGGTGGAGGAGGAATGCCCCCTTCAGCAGGCATCTCCGGTCTTTCGGTTTTGGCCTTAGGGGCCATGGGTTCTATTTTGACCAGTTTTACCAACACCGAAAGTTTGGGCCTAAAGGCCTTGGGTTTGGGAATTTTTGTCTCAGTAGCCGGAAAAGAAGTTTGCGATCATTCCTTCTGGCCCAAACTGCGGCAGAGTTTTGTAAATAATGCCCGGGCAAGAGGGGTGGATGTTTCCAAGGTAGATGTTTCTGGCCAGGCCTTGGCCCCGTTGGTGGATATTTTGCGGCAGGGGGGGGTGGATTTTAGAAAAAATCGAAAGATCCTGATTCCCAACGCCTTGACTGCCTCTGCCATTGTTTCAGCCCTGGGTGCATGCGCGGCGAGTATTGCGCATAGTCCCCTCTTAACTTCATTGGGTCTGGGTTTAGCGCCTTTGCTGGATGGGATTGATGGCACTGTGGCTCGAAAAATTGGTGCAAGCTCGCGTACAGGAGAATGGGCGGACGATTTTGCAGACAATGTCGTGAATGGCGCTATCGTAGGCACCCTGGCCGCCGCACATTTGGCCAATTTGGGTTATCCCATTTTGGGAGTGATGGTAGCTGGGGCCTTTACTTTGGGGATACGCCTGCGTTTGAGTGTGTTCAGACTGATTTCAGATAATCCTTCTTTAAAACCTAAGGAAGACGCCTTGGGGAACCCTCATTATCCCCCCACTTATTCAGCGGAGGGTAAGGAAATTTCCAGAGGATTTTTAGGGGTTGCCTCGCCGGTAGCGGCGATGTCGGTTTTAGGCCTTTATAACAGTGTGCAAAATTCTCCTTATCTCTTTTTTGGGGGCTGTATGCTGACGGCATTTTCTTTGGATGATTGGATGGCCCGAGGCAAACTTGGCAAGGCCCTTTCCTTTAGGAGGGCTGCGGCCTACGCTTTGCCGGGAGGAGCTTTGTCGGTTTATCACTTACTCACGGATACTCCTCTGGATACCTTGCATGCCGTGGTGGATATGGGTTCCAGCGCGGTGGCTTCCTTCACCACGGCCTATATTGCAGAACCTTATGCGAAGGCAGCTTGGAGAGGATTGAGAAAACTTATTTCCAAAAGACTTCCAAGTCCTATGAATGGATTTGGGGAATAG